The Streptomyces uncialis genomic interval CTGGTGCCTTCGACGAGCTTCTCGCCCTGGACGAGGCACGCGACACGGTCGCAGAGGTTGAAGATGAAGCGCATGTCGTGCTCGATGACGAGGACGGCGATGCCCTGGTCACGGATGGCGAAGACCAGTTCCTCGGTGGTGCGGGTCTCCTGCGGGTTCATGCCGGCGGTGGGCTCGTCGAGCAGCAGCAGACCGGGGTCGCTGGCGAGCGCGCGGGCGATCTCCAGCTTGCGCTGATCGCCGTAGGGGAGATTGCGCGCGAGGTGATCGCGTTTATGGGCGAGCCCGATGAATTCGAGGAGCTCCATGGCCCGTTCCTCGGACTCGCGTTCCGCCTTCTTGAATCCGGGGCCGCGCAGCAGCGCGGACCAGAGCCCTTCCTTGGTGCGGGTGTGCCGTCCTACGAGGACGTTCTCCAGGACGGTCATGTTGGCGAACAGCCGGATGTTCTGGAAGGTGCGGGCTATTCCGGCCTGGGTGACGAGATGGGGCTTGGGCGGAAGGACGGTGCCCTTGTACGCGACGGTGCCTTCGGTGGGTATGTAGAGCCCGGTCAGGCAGTTGAAGAAGGTGGTTTTTCCGGCGCCGTTGGGGCCGATGAGTCCGACGATCTCCCCGGTGTTGACGGTGAGGTCGACGGAGCGTACGGCGGTGAGTCCGCCGAAACGCATGGTGACACCGGTGGCCTGGAGAACGGTGGTGCCGGTGGCTGTCCGGGTGGTGGTCATGGTGGTCACGCACCCGTCTTCTTGGTGGTGAGGGGCGGATCGGGATCGAGTCGTTCGTCGGGGACGTCGAGTTGTCCGGTCTCATGGAATTCGAGTTGCTGGCGCCGGTTGGCGATGATGCCTTCGGGGCGGAATCGCATGAGGAGGACAAGGGCGACACCGAACGCGAGAAGCGAGTGTTCCTTGAGGAAGACGAGTTTCTCGGGGAGGAGATAGAGGAGCGCCGCGCCGAGCAGGGGTCCGCTCACGGTTCCCATTCCGCCGAGGACGACGGCGGCGAGGAGGAACGCGGAGTTGGGCGGTGTCGAGCCGGCGAACTGGTACGGGTTGGGGACCACGTTGTAGGTGACGTGGGCACTGACGGTACCGGCGAGTCCGGCGAGCGCGGCGCCGAGGGCGAAGGCGATGAGCTTGACGCGGAAGCCGTTGATGCCCATGGCGGTGGCGGCGGTCTCGTCCTCGCGGATGGCGACCCAGGCGCGGCCGATGCGTGAGTCGGACGCGCGGTTGTAGACGAGGATGACGATGGCCATGACGAGGACCATCAGCAGGTAGTAGTTCGCGAACCTGCCGAGGGTGATTCCGGCGATGTCATGGGTCTCCCCGAAGTTGAATCCGAAGAGTACGAGGTCGGGGATACCGGCGATGCCGTTGGGCCCGTTGGTGATGTCGGGTCCGGAGTCGCCGTCGAGGTTGTTGACGGCGATGCGGAAGATCTCGCCGAAGCCGAGGGTGACGATGGCGAGGTAGTCGCCGCGCAGCCGCAGGGTCGGGGCGCCGATGAGGACGCCGAAGATCAGTGAGGCGGCGGCGCCGGAGAGGGCGGCGGCCCAGAAGGGGAACTGGACGCCGGAGAAGCGGGAGAACTCGGAGCCGGAGACCAGCGCGGCGGTGTAGGCGCCGACGCCGAGGAAGGCGACGTATCCGAGGTCGAGGAGTCCGGCGAGGCCGACGACGATGTTGAGGCCGAGGGCGACGGTTCCGAAGATCAGGATGTTGACGCCGAGGTTCGTGTAGTGGTCGTTCGTCTGGGTGAACGGGAACACGATGGCCGCGGCGAAGCCCATGGCGAGGGTGTAGGAGCGGTTCTCGGCGGCGAGCCGGGAGAGCCGGTCGAGGAGTCCCGCGGTGCTCATCGACCAGACGCCGAGGACGACGACGATCAGATAGCCGATGAAGGTCTCGCCTTCCTCGGACGGGGTCTCGATGCCGTAGATGAAGGTGAGGAGCCCGACGAGGGTGATGACGGAGATGAGGGTGCGCTGGAGCCACGGCGCGACGGGCGCGGGGGCGGGGACGCGGTCGGGCTTCCTGATCAGGCCGCGCAGGGTGAGCCCGAGGCCGGTGCCGCCGTCCGGTCCGGTCTCGGTCGGCCGGGGGAGGCCCAAGGCGCCGATGAGCGGGAGCGCGGACGCCACGACGGCCACGTAGGCGCCGGGTTCGAGGTTGGCCAGCCCGCCGAGGTCGACGGTGATGGCGATGACGGTGAACCAGGTGACGCCGAGGACCCCGAGGGCGGCGAGGGTGAGGGGCGCGTCGCCGCGGCCGGGGTTCAGCCATCGCAGACCGCGTATCTCGTAGGCGGCGAGCGCGTAGAGCGTGGCGAGGGCTCCGGCGACGACGGTCATCCACTGGAGGCCGCCGGGGTAGCCGTAGACGGTGAGGTCCCCGGGGAAGGCCGCGGTCCAGGTCCAGGCGAGGAAGGCGGAGACGATGCTCGCGGCACCGCCGGCGACGGTGAGGGCACGGGCCGCCTGGAGGGGGAGCGGGATGAGGGTGGTGGTGCTGCTGGTCTTGGTCGTCATGGTGGTCACGCCCTGTCCGCGACGCGTTCGCCGAGCAGGCCCTGGGGCCTGAGCAGGAGGACGAGGATGAGGAGGCAGAAGGCCCAGACGTTGGCCCAGCTGGCGCCGCCGAGCTGCTGGAGACCGGGTATGCCGTCGATGTAGGCGCTGGCGAGGGTCTCGGCGATGCCGAGGACGATTCCGCCGAGCATGGCGCCGTAGATGTTGCCGATGCCGCCGAGGACGGCCGCGGTGAAGGCCTTGAGGCCCATGATGAAGCCCATGCGGTACTCGACATGGCCGTACTTGAAGCCGTACGCGATGGCGGCGACGGCGGCGAAGAAGCCGCCGATGGCGAAGGCGATGACGATGATGCGGTTGGTGTCGATGCCCATGAGCTGCGCGGTGTCGGGGTCCTGCGCGGTGGCCTGCATGGCGCGGCCGGTGCGGCTGCGGCGGACGAAGAGCGCGAGGCCGGTCATGCAGACGGCGGCGATGGAGATGAGGAAGATGTCGGCGTTGGTGACGGTGAGGCTGCCGATCTCGTAGCTGCCTTTGCCGAGTTCGGGGAAGACACGGGCCTTGTCGGCCTTGGGGTAGAAGTTGCGCACGACCTCCTGGAGGGCCAGGGAGAGGCCGATGGCGGTGATGAGGGGTGCTAGTCGTGGTGCTCCGCGCAGGGGTCTGTAGGCGAAGCGTTCGGCTCCTACGGCGAAGAGGATGGCTATGAGTCCGCCGCCGATGAGCATCAGGGGCAGGGCCGCCCAGACCGAGGTGCCGGCGGGCAGGACGTAGGCGTAGACGGTGAGCGCGCCGAAGCCGCCGATCATGAAGATCTCACCGTGCGCGAAGTTGATGAGCTGGACGATGCCGTAGACCATCGTGTAGCCGATGGCGATCAGGCCATACATCGAGCCGAGGAGCAGCCCGTTGGCCAGCTGCTGCGGCAGAGTGTTCACCGCGTGGCCTCCATTGTCGCTGGGGGTAGGCAGGGTGGGGTCAGACGAGGGGCCGCGCGGTTGGGGTCTGCCTTCCGCGCGGCCCTGGCACTGCCGTTGTCGTCTGCTGGTGCGGTGGTGCGGTGGTGCGGTGGTGCGGTGGTGCGGTGGTGCGGTCGTGCTGTGGGGCGCGAGGCGGGTGTGTCAGCCGTTGTAGGTGCCGGTCTTCACGGCTTCCCACTTGCCGCTCTTGACCTGGTACACGGTGAGCTGCTTGTTGGCGGTGTCGCCGTACTCGTCGAAGGAGACCTTGCCGGTGATGCCTTCGAAGTTGCTCTTGCCGACCTCTTCGACGACCTTCGCGCGGAGTTCCTTGCCGCCGGGCAGCTTGCCGTCGTTGCCTTCCTTGATGGTCTTGACGGCGTTGATGATGGCGTTGGCGGCGTCGTACGAGTAGCCGCCGTAGGTGCCGTAGGTGCCCTTGTAGCCCTTGGACTTGTAGGTCTCGATGAAGGTCTTGGCGGCGGGGAGGGTGTCGACGGGGACACCGACGGAGGTCACCACGTCGCCTTCGGAGGCGCCGCCCGCGGTCTCGATGTAGGTGGGGCTGAACATGCCGTCGCCGCCGAAGAGCGGGATCTTGACGCCGGCTTCCTTGAGCTGCTTGGTGATGAGCTGGGACTCGTCGTACTGGCCGCCGTAGTAGACGAGGTCGGCCTTGGCGGCCTTGATCTTGGTGACGAGGGCCCCGAAGTCCTTGTCGCCGGTGTTGATGCTGTCGGTGCCGCCGACCTTGCCGCCGAGCTCCTCGAACTGCTCGCGGAAGATCTTGGCGAGACCGGCACCGTAGGTCTGCTTGTCGTCGACGACGAAGACCCGCTTCTTCTTCATGCCTTTGAACGCGTAGTCGGCCGCGAAGCCGCCCTGGAGGGCGTCGGTGGTGGCGGTGCGGAAGTAGGTGGTGTACGGGCGCTTCTTGGTACCGCTCTGCCAGTCCTTGCCCTGGGTCAGCTCGGGGTTGGTGTTGGAGGGCGAGATCTGTACCAGGTTGGCGGAGGCGAAGACCTGCTGCATGGACTGGGCGACGCCCGAGTTGAGGGGGCCGACGACCCCGACGACCTTGCTGTCGCCGACGAGGGCGGTGGCGTTCTGCTGGCCGGTGGCCGGCTGCGCCTTGTCGTCGAGGGCCTTGATCTGGAATTTCACCCCGGGGACGACCTTCTTGGCGTTGGCGTCGTCGACGGCGATCTGGACGCCGTACTGGATGCCGAGTCCGGTCGCGGAATTCTCGCCGGAGAGGGGTGCGTCGACACCGATGGTGATGGTGGTGGTGGCGTCGCCGTCGCCGTTGTCCCCGGAGCCGCCTTCGTCCCGTGATCCACAGGCGGTGAGGGTGAGCGCTCCTGTGGTGAGAACGGAGGTGAGTATCAGCAAAGAACGCTGTCGCACAATCAGTCCTTTCCGCCGACACGTCCGTCCCTGTTTGGGCCGAAACATTGTCGTGCTGGTACCGAACTCCCGATGGAGCGGTGACTGGCGGTGACTCTAAGCCTGACCCCTGGCCTGGGGCAGTGGCGTGGGCGTGCTTGTGACTCTCTTGTTATGACGGGCCGGAATTTGCGATTCCACTCTGCGGTCCGTGGACGGCTTCGGCGGTTTCTCCGTGTGGTCCACATTCTGAGAGTGCGCACTTCCGCTTAGTGGTGCGCCGGACACCGGAGAGCGGGCACTTGATGATCATTTGGGCCCCCCGGGAAAGATCCACTATCTAGATGCCTATAGCATCGAGATGTTTAGCCGGTATTGCTGCCGTGTTACGTAGCGTGATGTCGCACAGGCCCGGATCGGCATTCAGTGGTACTTCCGATTGAACGCCCCTTTATGTCCGCTCCGGAGTGTGCAAAATACGCCGGTGTTCCCGTCGGCGAGCGGATTGGGTGGCGGTGCGACGGTGCAGTCGTGGGAATCCGGTGAATCCCGAATCGGGGGAATGTGTGCCGCGTGGGGCGTATGGGGTCGGAGCACCCCCGCGCTGACCGGCGCGTACGCGCTCCCGGGCCTTCCCGGTCCTTCCTGGTGGTACGTCCCGTGCGGGGCCGCGCTGTTGGAGGAGGGTGGGGCCGGAAAGCGGGGGGAGTGGGGGAGTTCACGCCCGTATGGCGCGATTTCCTACCCGGACGGGTGCCCGTTTTCCGGACGGGAGCGCGCTACCGACCTGTTCAACCCGGTTGGTGGTCCACCCGGTTGAGGCCCCGCCGGACCCGCCCAGGGCCGGCTGCGGCGGACGTCCCGGCCCTGGTGCGGCCGGTGTGCGATCCGGTGCGATCCGGCCGCGATGTCCACGCGCGCCCATGGGGGTCATGTGCGGAACGTGGTGGGACGGGTGGGAAGCGTGAGGGTTGTCGGTGGAGGGTCCGGACCCGGTGAACATTTCGCAGGGTGACGGACCTGGTGCCGTGCCCGGGGCACTGTTCGTCCGCAAGTGCCGTGGGGGAGTGCTGAAACGTTCACTCGGGCGCCCACCGGACACACCGGTCCGCATTCTGGACACTTGTGCGCGGGAGTGGCGGGCGCGGGCGCTTTGTCCGGTCGGCGACGGGGGCTGGGGCCGGAAGCCGGGGGCCAGGGCCGGGTGCTGGGGGTCGGAGGTCGGGGCCGGACGGCTGTCGGCCGACACGTGCGCCGCCGCCGGGGCAGCCGGAATCCGGGCGACGGCCGATGTCCGCCCCTGTCCGCTCCTGACTCGGCTCCTGGCTCAGCCCTGAGTCGGCCTCTGAGGGGGCCTCTGAGTCGGCCCCGCCCCCGCCCGTGCCGGGATGGTCGCCGTCGGAGGGTTGCGGCGGGGGTGGCTCACGGCGGACCTCCGCACACCCCCCAGGGGGGGGCTACTTGGTGTCGCCGACCGTCCTGAGCAGGCAGGTGAGCCGTGCTGTGCACACCCGCTTGCCCGTCTCGTCGGTGATGACGATCTCGTAGGTCGCGGTGGACCGTCCCTGGTGGACGGGGGTGGCCACGCCGGTGACATCTCCGGAGCGCACCCCGCGGTGGTGGGTGCAGTTCAGGTCGACGCCGACGGCGATCTTCCCGGCGCCGCCGTGGAGCATGGCGCCGATGGAGCCCAGGGTCTCGGCGAGTACGGCGGAGGCGCCCCCGTGCAGCAGGCCGTAGGGCTGGGTGTTGCCCTCGACGGGCATGGTGCCGACGACGCGGTCGGCGCTCGCCTCCCCGATCTCGATGCCCATCCGGGTGCCGAGGTGTCCGGCGGAGAACAGGGAGGGAAGGTCGACGCCCAGGGCCGCGTACTCGTCGATGACTTCCTGCGGGAACTTCGCGGTGTGCTGCTCGCCCATGGGCCCGGCTCCGTTCGTGTTCGTCGTCGCGTGCGGTGTGCACCTGGTGGTGCGAACTGTTCTACCAGGTCCCGCTGAGCGAACGCTTAGGGGGTACGGGATGGTTCCAGCCGGACGACGACGGATTTGCTCGCGGGCGTGTTGCTGGTGTCGGCGGTGGCGTCGAGGGGGACGAGGACGTTCGTCTCCGGGTAGTACGCGGCGGCGCACCCGCGCGCGGTGGGGTAGTGGACGACGCGGAACCCGTCGGCGCGCCGCTCGGTGCCGTCGCGCCATTCGCTGACGAGGTCGGTCAGGGAGCCGTCGGGGAAGCCGAGTGCGGTGGCGTCGTCGGGGTGGACGAGGACGACGCGCCGGCCGTTCTTGATACCGCGATAGCGGTCGTCCAGGCCGTAGATGGTGGTGTTGTACTGGTCGTGCGAGCGCAGCGTCTGGAGCAGGAGCCGTCCGGCGGGGAGCTTCGGGTACTCGACGGGCGCGGCGGTGAAGTTGGCCTTGCCGGTGGCGGTGGGGAAGCGGCGTTCGTCGCGGGGGGCGTGCGGGAGGGTGAAGCCGCCGGGGTGCGCGACACGGGCGTTGAAGTCCTCGAAGCCGGGCACGACGCGCGCGATGCGGTCGCGGATGGTGGCGTAGTCCCGCTCGAAGGTCTCCCAGGGGACGGCGCTGCGGGTGCCGAGGACGGCGCGGGCCAGGCGGCAGACGATGGCGGGTTCGGAGAGCAGGCCGGGGCTCGCGGGGGCGAGGCGTCCGCGGGAGGCGTGGACCATGCCCATGG includes:
- a CDS encoding ABC transporter ATP-binding protein, with protein sequence MTTTRTATGTTVLQATGVTMRFGGLTAVRSVDLTVNTGEIVGLIGPNGAGKTTFFNCLTGLYIPTEGTVAYKGTVLPPKPHLVTQAGIARTFQNIRLFANMTVLENVLVGRHTRTKEGLWSALLRGPGFKKAERESEERAMELLEFIGLAHKRDHLARNLPYGDQRKLEIARALASDPGLLLLDEPTAGMNPQETRTTEELVFAIRDQGIAVLVIEHDMRFIFNLCDRVACLVQGEKLVEGTSETVQSDERVVAAYLGTPFEGAPEDSAIEEVVAAEKAAHPDGTDSGTSTARPEGDDQ
- a CDS encoding branched-chain amino acid ABC transporter permease translates to MTTKTSSTTTLIPLPLQAARALTVAGGAASIVSAFLAWTWTAAFPGDLTVYGYPGGLQWMTVVAGALATLYALAAYEIRGLRWLNPGRGDAPLTLAALGVLGVTWFTVIAITVDLGGLANLEPGAYVAVVASALPLIGALGLPRPTETGPDGGTGLGLTLRGLIRKPDRVPAPAPVAPWLQRTLISVITLVGLLTFIYGIETPSEEGETFIGYLIVVVLGVWSMSTAGLLDRLSRLAAENRSYTLAMGFAAAIVFPFTQTNDHYTNLGVNILIFGTVALGLNIVVGLAGLLDLGYVAFLGVGAYTAALVSGSEFSRFSGVQFPFWAAALSGAAASLIFGVLIGAPTLRLRGDYLAIVTLGFGEIFRIAVNNLDGDSGPDITNGPNGIAGIPDLVLFGFNFGETHDIAGITLGRFANYYLLMVLVMAIVILVYNRASDSRIGRAWVAIREDETAATAMGINGFRVKLIAFALGAALAGLAGTVSAHVTYNVVPNPYQFAGSTPPNSAFLLAAVVLGGMGTVSGPLLGAALLYLLPEKLVFLKEHSLLAFGVALVLLMRFRPEGIIANRRQQLEFHETGQLDVPDERLDPDPPLTTKKTGA
- a CDS encoding branched-chain amino acid ABC transporter substrate-binding protein, with the protein product MLILTSVLTTGALTLTACGSRDEGGSGDNGDGDATTTITIGVDAPLSGENSATGLGIQYGVQIAVDDANAKKVVPGVKFQIKALDDKAQPATGQQNATALVGDSKVVGVVGPLNSGVAQSMQQVFASANLVQISPSNTNPELTQGKDWQSGTKKRPYTTYFRTATTDALQGGFAADYAFKGMKKKRVFVVDDKQTYGAGLAKIFREQFEELGGKVGGTDSINTGDKDFGALVTKIKAAKADLVYYGGQYDESQLITKQLKEAGVKIPLFGGDGMFSPTYIETAGGASEGDVVTSVGVPVDTLPAAKTFIETYKSKGYKGTYGTYGGYSYDAANAIINAVKTIKEGNDGKLPGGKELRAKVVEEVGKSNFEGITGKVSFDEYGDTANKQLTVYQVKSGKWEAVKTGTYNG
- a CDS encoding PaaI family thioesterase; translated protein: MGEQHTAKFPQEVIDEYAALGVDLPSLFSAGHLGTRMGIEIGEASADRVVGTMPVEGNTQPYGLLHGGASAVLAETLGSIGAMLHGGAGKIAVGVDLNCTHHRGVRSGDVTGVATPVHQGRSTATYEIVITDETGKRVCTARLTCLLRTVGDTK
- a CDS encoding branched-chain amino acid ABC transporter permease, with amino-acid sequence MNTLPQQLANGLLLGSMYGLIAIGYTMVYGIVQLINFAHGEIFMIGGFGALTVYAYVLPAGTSVWAALPLMLIGGGLIAILFAVGAERFAYRPLRGAPRLAPLITAIGLSLALQEVVRNFYPKADKARVFPELGKGSYEIGSLTVTNADIFLISIAAVCMTGLALFVRRSRTGRAMQATAQDPDTAQLMGIDTNRIIVIAFAIGGFFAAVAAIAYGFKYGHVEYRMGFIMGLKAFTAAVLGGIGNIYGAMLGGIVLGIAETLASAYIDGIPGLQQLGGASWANVWAFCLLILVLLLRPQGLLGERVADRA